One genomic region from Cellulomonas fengjieae encodes:
- a CDS encoding FAD-binding oxidoreductase, with protein MTLISSQLSDHRPATDAAVRALTGSGIPVHLPGTDPYTALTATSNLTKAIRPVAVVAARGSADVSHTLRVAAATGLQVAVQGTGHGATETMQDAILVSTAALDELTVHADARWARIGAGVRWAAVLEACAPYGLAALAGSSPHVGVVGYLTGGGLGPVARTHGLASDTVRAFDVVTGDGVAHRVTATSDPDLFWGLRGGKGTLGIVTAVEIDLGEQAELYAGAVWFAGADAAAVVRTWSRWCELLPQEGTTSIAVMRLPDLPMFPAPLRGTTSVTVRFAWTGDPATGEEMIRAIRSVATPIIDTVRVMAYAELGDVHTDPTDPMPLHEHHSLLDSFPGEAADRLLELVGPDAQCAQAVVEVRQLGGRVRDDRGVPSAFAHRDAAFSVFSAALLLPELAELVAQDTVRVHDGLAPWARDGGLPNFTDSAGPQWAGRVFTADVAQRLRALSLAHDPAGVLLGARGVRS; from the coding sequence ATGACCCTCATCAGCTCGCAGCTCAGCGACCACCGCCCGGCGACCGACGCCGCCGTGCGGGCGCTCACCGGCTCCGGCATCCCCGTGCACCTGCCGGGCACCGACCCGTACACGGCGCTCACCGCCACGAGCAACCTCACCAAGGCGATCCGGCCGGTGGCCGTCGTCGCCGCCCGGGGCTCCGCGGACGTCTCGCACACGCTGCGCGTCGCGGCCGCCACCGGGCTGCAGGTCGCCGTGCAGGGCACGGGACACGGCGCGACCGAGACCATGCAGGACGCGATCCTGGTGAGCACGGCTGCCCTCGACGAGCTGACGGTGCACGCCGACGCGCGCTGGGCACGGATCGGCGCGGGCGTGCGGTGGGCCGCGGTCCTGGAGGCCTGTGCTCCGTACGGGCTGGCCGCCCTGGCCGGCTCGTCGCCGCACGTGGGCGTCGTGGGCTACCTCACGGGCGGCGGGCTCGGCCCCGTCGCCCGCACGCACGGGCTCGCATCGGACACGGTCCGCGCGTTCGACGTCGTCACCGGCGACGGCGTGGCCCACCGCGTGACCGCGACGAGCGACCCCGACCTGTTCTGGGGGCTGCGCGGCGGTAAGGGCACGCTCGGCATCGTCACCGCCGTCGAGATCGACCTGGGGGAGCAGGCCGAGCTCTACGCCGGCGCCGTCTGGTTCGCGGGTGCCGACGCCGCCGCGGTGGTCCGCACCTGGAGCCGGTGGTGCGAGCTGCTGCCGCAGGAGGGCACCACGTCGATCGCCGTCATGCGCCTGCCCGACCTGCCGATGTTCCCCGCGCCGCTGCGCGGCACGACGTCGGTCACGGTGCGGTTCGCGTGGACGGGTGACCCGGCGACGGGGGAGGAGATGATCCGCGCGATCCGCTCGGTCGCGACACCGATCATCGACACCGTGCGGGTCATGGCGTACGCCGAGCTCGGCGACGTGCACACCGACCCCACCGACCCGATGCCGCTGCACGAGCACCACAGCCTGCTCGACTCGTTCCCGGGCGAGGCGGCCGACCGGCTGCTCGAGCTGGTCGGCCCGGACGCGCAGTGCGCCCAGGCCGTGGTGGAGGTGCGCCAGCTGGGCGGCCGCGTCCGTGACGACCGCGGCGTGCCGAGCGCCTTCGCGCACCGCGACGCCGCGTTCTCGGTCTTCTCCGCGGCCCTGCTGCTGCCCGAGCTCGCCGAGCTCGTCGCGCAGGACACGGTGCGCGTGCACGACGGGCTCGCCCCGTGGGCGCGCGACGGCGGCCTGCCCAACTTCACCGACTCGGCCGGGCCCCAGTGGGCCGGGCGCGTGTTCACCGCCGACGTGGCGCAGCGACTGCGGGCGCTCTCGCTGGCCCACGACCCCGCCGGCGTCCTGCTCGGCGCCCGGGGCGTCCGGTCCTGA
- a CDS encoding LLM class flavin-dependent oxidoreductase, with protein sequence MQFGIFTVGDVTTDPTTGRTPDDTERVRNMLTIAQHADQAGLDVFATGEHHNPPFVPSSPTTMLGYLAGTTKDIILSTATTLITTNDPVRLAEEYAMLQVISDGRMDLMMGRGNTGPVYPWFGQDIRQGIPLAIENYALLRRLWDEEVVDWQGKFRTPLQGFTSTPRPLDGVPPFVWHGSIRSPEIAEQAAYYGDGFLHNAIFWPLEHAAQMVTFYRERFEHYGHGQADQAIVGLGGQVFMRPRSQDAVKEFRPYFDNAPVYGHGPSLEDFTRDTPLTVGSPQEVIDRYGKFREQVGHYQRQMFLMDHAGLPLKTVLEQIDILAGEVVPVLRAEAESARPAHVPANPPMHADRVAAARAAGTVHDQVVAHDTYTGLRAEDSLSS encoded by the coding sequence ATGCAGTTCGGGATCTTCACCGTCGGTGACGTCACCACCGATCCGACCACCGGCCGGACGCCGGACGACACCGAGCGGGTGCGCAACATGCTCACCATCGCCCAGCACGCCGACCAGGCGGGACTGGACGTCTTCGCGACGGGCGAGCACCACAACCCGCCGTTCGTGCCGTCGTCGCCCACCACCATGCTGGGCTACCTCGCGGGCACGACGAAGGACATCATCCTGTCGACCGCCACCACGCTGATCACCACCAACGACCCCGTCCGGCTGGCCGAGGAGTACGCGATGCTCCAGGTCATCTCCGACGGGCGGATGGACCTGATGATGGGCCGCGGCAACACCGGCCCCGTCTACCCGTGGTTCGGCCAGGACATCCGCCAGGGCATCCCGCTCGCGATCGAGAACTACGCGCTGCTGCGCCGCCTCTGGGACGAGGAGGTCGTGGACTGGCAGGGCAAGTTCCGCACGCCCCTGCAGGGGTTCACCTCGACCCCCCGCCCGCTCGACGGCGTCCCGCCGTTCGTCTGGCACGGCTCGATCCGCAGCCCCGAGATCGCCGAGCAGGCCGCCTACTACGGTGACGGGTTCCTGCACAACGCGATCTTCTGGCCGCTGGAGCACGCCGCGCAGATGGTGACGTTCTACCGCGAGCGCTTCGAGCACTACGGGCACGGGCAGGCCGACCAGGCGATCGTCGGGCTCGGGGGCCAGGTGTTCATGCGTCCCCGGTCGCAGGACGCGGTCAAGGAGTTCCGGCCGTACTTCGACAACGCGCCCGTCTACGGGCACGGACCGTCGCTGGAGGACTTCACGCGCGACACCCCGCTGACCGTCGGCAGCCCGCAGGAGGTCATCGACCGCTACGGGAAGTTCCGCGAGCAGGTCGGGCACTACCAGCGCCAGATGTTCCTCATGGACCACGCCGGGCTGCCGCTCAAGACGGTGCTCGAGCAGATCGACATCCTGGCGGGCGAGGTCGTCCCCGTGCTGCGCGCCGAGGCCGAGTCCGCACGTCCGGCGCACGTTCCGGCCAACCCGCCCATGCACGCCGACCGGGTGGCGGCCGCGCGTGCCGCGGGTACCGTCCATGACCAGGTCGTCGCGCACGACACGTACACCGGCCTGCGGGCCGAGGACTCGCTGTCCTCATGA
- a CDS encoding FMN reductase, producing MSDRSIVVVSAGLSQPSSTRLLADRLADATVTELTARGITAHVEHVELRDVAHEVVNMTLSGFPSGALKEVLEKVTAADGVIAVTPIFSASYSGLFKSFVDILDKDALVGRPVLVGATGGTGRHSLALEYALRPLFAYLRADVAGTAVFAATDDWADGGGDDVNPLPDRIRRAGRELAEMVADREPSAPVGLYDAVPSFEQLLGGA from the coding sequence ATGAGCGACCGCTCGATCGTCGTCGTCTCGGCGGGGCTGTCCCAGCCCTCGTCGACGCGCCTGCTGGCCGACCGCCTGGCCGACGCCACGGTCACCGAGCTCACCGCGCGGGGCATCACCGCCCACGTCGAGCACGTGGAGCTGAGGGACGTCGCCCACGAGGTGGTCAACATGACGCTCTCGGGCTTCCCGTCGGGTGCCCTCAAGGAGGTGCTCGAGAAGGTCACGGCCGCGGACGGCGTCATCGCGGTCACGCCGATCTTCTCGGCCTCCTACTCCGGGCTGTTCAAGTCGTTCGTCGACATCCTCGACAAGGACGCGCTCGTCGGCCGGCCCGTGCTCGTCGGTGCGACCGGAGGCACCGGCCGGCACTCGCTCGCGCTCGAGTACGCGCTGCGCCCCCTGTTCGCCTACCTGCGGGCCGACGTCGCCGGGACGGCCGTGTTCGCGGCCACCGACGACTGGGCCGACGGCGGCGGTGACGACGTCAACCCGCTGCCCGACCGCATCCGCCGCGCGGGCCGCGAGCTCGCCGAGATGGTGGCCGACCGCGAGCCGTCGGCCCCCGTGGGTCTCTACGACGCGGTCCCCTCGTTCGAGCAGCTGCTCGGCGGGGCCTGA
- a CDS encoding iron-sulfur cluster assembly accessory protein translates to MLTLTDSARTAVQTLTTSAGLPDETGGLRIAQQEAGGFELALVAEPLPGDDVVGDESARVYVDPEASLTLADQRLDVEPGVTGTAFTLTPQ, encoded by the coding sequence GTGCTCACCCTGACCGACAGCGCCCGCACCGCCGTCCAGACGCTCACCACGTCCGCTGGTCTGCCCGACGAGACCGGTGGTCTGCGGATCGCACAGCAGGAGGCCGGTGGCTTCGAGCTCGCCCTGGTCGCGGAGCCGCTGCCCGGCGATGACGTGGTGGGCGACGAGTCCGCCCGCGTCTACGTCGACCCCGAGGCGTCCCTGACCCTCGCCGACCAGCGCCTGGACGTGGAGCCGGGTGTGACCGGCACCGCCTTCACGCTCACCCCGCAGTAA
- a CDS encoding nitroreductase family deazaflavin-dependent oxidoreductase has protein sequence MPIPMWVTRVNRKVTNPVLGTLSDRLPPLATLHHVGRRTGRRFSTPVFAFGTPRGVVIALTYGPQVQWLRNLEAGGEARLVRRGQVLAVGDPVRLHGEAGARLVPRVIRAGLRFMRVDDFVELAAVPVHG, from the coding sequence ATGCCGATCCCGATGTGGGTCACCCGGGTCAACCGGAAGGTGACCAACCCCGTGCTGGGGACGCTCTCGGACCGGCTCCCCCCGCTGGCGACGCTGCACCACGTGGGGCGTCGCACCGGCCGGCGGTTCAGCACGCCGGTCTTCGCGTTCGGCACGCCGCGCGGCGTGGTCATCGCGCTCACCTACGGGCCGCAGGTGCAGTGGCTGCGCAACCTCGAGGCGGGCGGCGAGGCGCGCCTGGTCCGACGCGGGCAGGTCCTCGCGGTCGGCGATCCGGTCCGGCTCCACGGCGAGGCCGGCGCCCGGCTGGTCCCGCGCGTCATCCGGGCGGGGCTCCGCTTCATGCGGGTCGACGACTTCGTCGAGCTCGCCGCCGTTCCCGTCCACGGCTAG
- a CDS encoding iron chaperone, whose product MVREGYPASTVEEYLDAVPTAQGAALRTVRDRIVDVVPDAEQVISYQVPTIRYRGRGLIALSAATSHCSLHLMSPPVAVELADVLTEGTLSGATLRFDADAPLSADTVRLIAQLRMAEVDAQLG is encoded by the coding sequence ATGGTCCGCGAGGGCTATCCCGCGAGCACCGTCGAGGAGTACCTCGACGCCGTCCCGACCGCCCAGGGCGCCGCGCTGCGCACCGTGCGGGACAGGATCGTCGACGTCGTGCCCGATGCCGAGCAGGTGATCTCCTACCAGGTGCCCACCATCCGGTACCGCGGCCGGGGCCTGATCGCGCTGTCGGCCGCGACGTCGCACTGCAGCCTGCACCTCATGAGCCCACCCGTGGCGGTCGAGCTGGCCGACGTCCTGACCGAGGGCACGCTGTCGGGGGCCACGCTGCGGTTCGACGCCGACGCTCCGTTGAGCGCCGACACCGTGCGGCTGATCGCGCAGCTGCGCATGGCCGAGGTCGACGCGCAGCTCGGGTGA
- a CDS encoding M15 family metallopeptidase, producing MRGGGLIGVAVLVLAGCAAPDVPRSSPSPTPVQVSAPAEVAPEPADAPVVASAPAFTSAISEITPELAARMEPSWRPGCPVPLEDLRYVSVTHRGFDGLDRQGELVVHADAAQDMVTVFRALFDAGYPVRSMRLVDDFDASDDDSMAADNTSAFNCRAITGGSEWSEHAYGRAIDLNPVENPYVRGSSVAPPGGREFAGRPDLPGVIHADDEVVRAFASVGWLWGGDWESPIDYQHFSASGR from the coding sequence ATGCGAGGCGGCGGGCTCATCGGGGTGGCGGTGCTGGTGCTCGCGGGCTGTGCCGCGCCCGACGTCCCCCGGTCGAGCCCGTCGCCGACCCCGGTGCAGGTGAGCGCGCCCGCCGAGGTCGCGCCGGAGCCGGCGGACGCCCCGGTGGTGGCGAGCGCGCCGGCCTTCACGTCGGCGATCAGCGAGATCACCCCGGAGCTCGCCGCCCGCATGGAGCCGTCGTGGCGTCCGGGCTGCCCCGTGCCGCTCGAGGACCTGCGCTACGTGTCGGTCACGCACCGTGGCTTCGACGGGCTGGACCGGCAGGGCGAGCTGGTGGTGCACGCCGACGCCGCGCAGGACATGGTCACCGTGTTCCGCGCCCTCTTCGACGCCGGGTACCCGGTCCGCTCGATGCGGCTGGTGGACGACTTCGACGCGAGCGACGACGACTCCATGGCGGCGGACAACACCTCGGCGTTCAACTGCCGGGCCATCACGGGCGGCTCCGAGTGGTCGGAGCACGCCTACGGTCGGGCCATCGACCTCAACCCCGTGGAGAACCCGTACGTCCGCGGCTCGTCGGTCGCGCCGCCGGGAGGTCGCGAGTTCGCCGGCCGCCCCGACCTGCCCGGGGTCATCCACGCCGACGACGAGGTGGTCCGCGCGTTCGCCTCGGTCGGCTGGCTGTGGGGCGGCGACTGGGAGTCGCCGATCGACTACCAGCACTTCTCGGCGTCGGGGCGCTGA
- a CDS encoding HNH endonuclease signature motif containing protein yields MNLRHIDAFPIPEVSVAGLAGMLESVQVADVSDTALVNTVTAWQQVIAMAQAAQAVAVREIEARTVDALARVPDELACALACTGRAAQDLFLRASNVARHPALADAWAAGALDARKVDVILAESLSAERDTADLVIADAVQRAGELTARQLAHHVRAAVIGADAAAAERRRVKERADRGVELRPAGHAMAWFMAYLPAEVATAAFTAVDALAGHAATDGDDRSVGQRRADAFADVFTGILDRQATPDGTPLPTRHGQRVALQVTVAATTLAGLDDQPGLLGSYGPIPAQVARELAQDATWRRLLTDPIGRVSSVGTTTYRPGADLTRTVQARDVTCTFPGCRQPATRCELDHRIPYDHHRSWAGDDSESGGNSTLSDGVQTSEANLHALCKHHHQAKTKGWWRVSYDRRTGVSTWTDRHGLTYARHPVVLLAAPSSVRHAPPPPPPKDWGDPPF; encoded by the coding sequence GTGAACCTGCGGCACATCGACGCGTTCCCGATCCCGGAGGTCAGCGTCGCCGGGCTCGCCGGGATGCTGGAGTCCGTCCAGGTCGCGGACGTCTCGGACACGGCGCTGGTCAACACGGTCACGGCGTGGCAGCAGGTCATCGCGATGGCGCAGGCCGCCCAGGCGGTGGCCGTCCGCGAGATCGAGGCGCGCACCGTCGACGCCCTCGCCCGGGTGCCCGACGAGCTGGCGTGCGCACTGGCCTGCACCGGCAGGGCAGCACAGGACCTGTTCCTGCGCGCCTCGAACGTGGCACGGCACCCGGCGCTGGCCGACGCCTGGGCCGCGGGCGCCCTCGACGCGCGCAAGGTCGACGTGATCCTCGCCGAGTCGCTGTCCGCCGAGCGCGACACCGCCGACCTGGTGATCGCCGACGCTGTGCAGCGTGCCGGGGAGCTCACCGCCCGCCAGCTGGCTCACCACGTGCGCGCCGCGGTGATCGGTGCCGACGCCGCGGCGGCCGAGCGTCGCCGGGTCAAGGAGCGCGCCGACCGGGGTGTCGAGCTGCGGCCGGCCGGCCACGCGATGGCCTGGTTCATGGCCTATCTGCCCGCCGAGGTCGCGACCGCCGCCTTCACGGCGGTGGACGCTCTCGCGGGGCACGCCGCCACGGACGGCGACGACCGCAGCGTCGGCCAGCGGCGCGCGGACGCGTTCGCGGACGTGTTCACCGGGATCCTCGACCGGCAGGCGACGCCCGACGGGACACCGCTGCCCACCCGGCACGGGCAGCGTGTGGCCCTGCAGGTGACGGTCGCCGCGACCACGCTGGCCGGCCTGGACGACCAGCCGGGCCTGCTCGGCTCGTACGGTCCGATCCCCGCCCAGGTCGCACGCGAGCTGGCCCAGGACGCCACGTGGCGCCGCCTGCTGACCGACCCGATCGGTCGGGTCAGCTCGGTGGGGACCACCACCTACCGTCCCGGTGCCGATCTGACCCGCACGGTCCAGGCCCGCGACGTGACCTGCACCTTCCCCGGCTGCCGCCAGCCGGCCACGCGGTGCGAGCTCGACCACCGCATCCCCTACGACCACCACCGGTCGTGGGCCGGAGACGACAGCGAGAGCGGCGGCAACTCCACTCTGTCTGACGGCGTCCAGACCAGCGAAGCGAACCTGCACGCCCTGTGCAAGCACCATCACCAGGCCAAGACCAAGGGGTGGTGGCGGGTCTCCTACGACCGCCGGACGGGCGTCTCCACCTGGACCGATCGCCACGGCCTGACCTATGCGCGCCATCCGGTCGTCCTGCTGGCGGCACCCTCCTCGGTCCGACACGCGCCCCCTCCGCCCCCGCCGAAGGACTGGGGCGACCCACCGTTCTGA
- a CDS encoding MmcQ/YjbR family DNA-binding protein: MDLHDVRRSALALPEVAERQSWGQPAWFHRNLVARMWDADRLTVRVEDDGERLALVEQDPSLYSSTDHHAGTNLVLIALDVVAADDLSSHLAESWWWAAPPVLRRRYPDLGPPPEA, translated from the coding sequence ATGGACCTGCACGACGTGCGTCGGTCGGCGCTCGCACTGCCCGAGGTGGCGGAGCGCCAGAGCTGGGGCCAGCCCGCCTGGTTCCACCGGAACCTGGTCGCGCGGATGTGGGACGCGGACCGGTTGACCGTCCGGGTCGAGGACGACGGCGAGCGGCTGGCGCTCGTGGAGCAGGACCCGTCGCTCTACTCGAGCACCGACCACCACGCCGGCACGAACCTCGTGCTGATCGCGCTCGACGTCGTGGCCGCGGACGACCTGAGCTCGCACCTGGCGGAGTCGTGGTGGTGGGCCGCCCCACCGGTCCTGAGGCGGCGGTACCCGGACCTGGGACCGCCGCCGGAGGCCTAG
- a CDS encoding alpha-amylase family glycosyl hydrolase: MGTTEPDWVRHAIWWHVYPLGAVGAVPDHGQRPGPDEHRLLRLVPWLDHVVTLGASGIALGPVFASSTHGYDTVDHLRVDPRLGDEGDVDTLVAEAHKRGLKVLLDGVFNHVGRESAIARRSVDAIEGRSDDEVWLLRDADGGFVGFEGHDALVTLDHSLPSVVDYVVRVMNHWLERGADGWRLDAAYAVPTSFWAQVLPRVRAEHPDAWFVAEVIHGDYGAFVAESTADSVTQYELWKAIWSSINDANLWELAWALTRHDGFLESFAPQTFVGNHDTTRIASMITDPRHRPHAVVVLCTVGGTPTVYAGDELGLTGVKEEREGGDDAVRQELAAGGPDDADNPVLRLHRELIGLRRRHPWLHRARTTQVELTNTAFVYEVRDGDDALVVALNLDDEPLSLPAGDVRACDDASRATPGVVAPHGWAVVAP, translated from the coding sequence ATGGGAACGACCGAGCCGGACTGGGTCCGGCACGCGATCTGGTGGCACGTCTACCCGCTGGGCGCGGTCGGGGCAGTGCCGGACCACGGGCAACGACCCGGCCCCGACGAGCACCGCCTGCTCCGGCTGGTCCCCTGGCTCGACCACGTCGTGACGCTCGGTGCGTCCGGCATCGCGCTCGGACCGGTCTTCGCGTCCAGCACGCACGGCTACGACACCGTGGACCACCTGCGGGTCGACCCCCGGCTCGGCGACGAGGGCGACGTCGACACGCTCGTCGCCGAGGCGCACAAGCGCGGGCTCAAGGTCCTCCTGGACGGGGTGTTCAACCACGTCGGCCGGGAGTCGGCGATCGCGCGGCGCTCCGTGGACGCGATCGAGGGGCGGTCCGACGACGAGGTCTGGCTCCTGCGCGACGCCGACGGCGGCTTCGTCGGCTTCGAGGGCCACGACGCCCTGGTCACCCTCGACCACAGCCTGCCGAGCGTCGTCGACTACGTGGTCCGGGTGATGAACCACTGGCTCGAGCGGGGCGCGGACGGCTGGCGCCTGGACGCCGCCTACGCGGTGCCGACGAGCTTCTGGGCACAGGTCCTGCCCCGCGTCCGGGCCGAGCACCCCGACGCCTGGTTCGTCGCCGAGGTCATCCACGGTGACTACGGCGCGTTCGTGGCGGAGTCGACGGCCGACTCGGTGACCCAGTACGAGCTGTGGAAGGCGATCTGGAGCTCGATCAACGACGCCAACCTGTGGGAGCTCGCCTGGGCGCTCACCCGGCACGACGGGTTCCTCGAGTCCTTCGCTCCGCAGACCTTCGTCGGCAACCACGACACCACCCGCATCGCCAGCATGATCACGGACCCCCGCCACCGGCCGCACGCGGTCGTGGTCCTGTGCACGGTGGGCGGCACCCCGACGGTCTACGCGGGCGACGAGCTCGGGCTCACTGGCGTCAAGGAGGAGCGCGAGGGCGGCGACGACGCCGTCCGGCAGGAGCTCGCGGCCGGCGGACCCGACGACGCCGACAACCCGGTGCTGCGCCTGCACCGGGAGCTCATCGGCCTGCGGCGGCGACACCCGTGGCTGCACCGGGCGCGGACCACGCAGGTGGAGCTCACCAACACTGCCTTCGTGTACGAGGTGCGCGACGGCGACGACGCGCTCGTCGTGGCGCTCAACCTCGACGACGAACCCCTGTCGCTGCCAGCAGGTGACGTCCGGGCCTGCGACGACGCCAGTCGCGCGACGCCCGGTGTGGTCGCACCCCATGGCTGGGCCGTCGTCGCACCGTGA
- a CDS encoding aldo/keto reductase — protein MITPPIPTLPLPGGQIPVVGLGTWQSEGGAAERAVSAALQLGYRHIDTATGYGNEAEVGRALTTVGIDRDDVFVTTKLPPDHADRARRTLTESLTALVTDHLDLWLIHWPPNRQASPETWQVFREVRDEGLVRSIGVSNYSIAQIDELIAATGEAPAVNQIPYSPRDHDPDLLAAHRERGVVVEGYSPLKRTNLESPALTDAAAAHGVSAAQVVLRWHVQHDVVVIPKSTTRERIESNLDILGFTLSSEEMAAIDALR, from the coding sequence ATGATCACCCCACCGATCCCCACCCTGCCCCTGCCCGGCGGGCAGATCCCCGTCGTCGGCCTGGGCACCTGGCAGTCCGAGGGCGGCGCGGCCGAGCGCGCGGTCAGCGCAGCGCTCCAGCTGGGCTACCGGCACATCGACACCGCGACCGGCTACGGCAACGAGGCCGAGGTCGGCCGGGCGCTCACCACGGTCGGCATCGACCGCGACGACGTCTTCGTCACCACCAAGCTGCCGCCCGACCACGCCGACCGCGCGCGTCGCACGCTCACCGAGTCCCTGACCGCTCTGGTCACGGACCACCTGGACCTCTGGCTGATCCACTGGCCACCGAACCGCCAGGCCTCCCCCGAGACGTGGCAGGTGTTCCGCGAGGTGCGCGACGAGGGACTGGTCCGGTCGATCGGCGTGTCCAACTACTCGATCGCGCAGATCGACGAGCTCATCGCGGCCACCGGCGAGGCCCCCGCGGTGAACCAGATCCCGTACAGCCCCCGCGACCACGACCCCGACCTGCTGGCGGCCCACCGCGAGCGTGGCGTGGTCGTCGAGGGCTACAGCCCGCTCAAGCGGACGAACCTCGAGTCCCCGGCGCTCACCGACGCAGCCGCCGCCCACGGGGTCAGTGCGGCGCAGGTGGTGCTGCGCTGGCACGTGCAGCACGACGTCGTCGTCATCCCGAAGTCGACCACCCGGGAGCGCATCGAGAGCAACCTGGACATCCTCGGGTTCACGCTGTCGTCCGAGGAGATGGCCGCGATCGACGCCCTGCGCTGA
- a CDS encoding AMIN-like domain-containing (lipo)protein, which produces MRRAFLSVVLLVSAFLILPASPATAAPYCGLVWGSLVKSAPGLSQAPVTDVRTGRHACYDRLVVDVAGDAGGYTVSYVPQVVQDGSGYPIATRGGAALQITVNDPAHDTSYAPTYSPANALELTDVAGYGTFRQVVFAGSYEGYTSLGLGVRARLPFRAFVLDGPGTSSRLVVDVAHRW; this is translated from the coding sequence GTGAGACGAGCATTCCTGTCGGTCGTGCTGCTGGTCAGCGCGTTCCTGATCCTGCCGGCGTCGCCTGCCACGGCGGCGCCCTACTGCGGCCTCGTGTGGGGGTCGCTCGTGAAGTCGGCGCCGGGCCTCTCGCAGGCACCCGTGACCGACGTCCGTACCGGCCGGCACGCCTGCTACGACCGCCTCGTCGTGGACGTCGCGGGGGACGCCGGCGGGTACACCGTGAGCTACGTGCCCCAGGTGGTCCAGGACGGCTCCGGCTACCCGATCGCGACCCGCGGCGGCGCGGCGCTGCAGATCACGGTGAACGACCCCGCGCACGACACGAGCTACGCGCCGACGTACAGCCCGGCGAACGCTCTCGAGCTCACGGACGTGGCGGGTTACGGCACGTTCCGCCAGGTCGTGTTCGCGGGGTCGTACGAGGGCTACACGAGCCTGGGTCTCGGCGTGCGGGCGCGGTTGCCGTTCCGGGCGTTCGTCCTCGACGGTCCCGGCACGTCCTCACGACTGGTGGTGGACGTCGCGCACCGGTGGTGA